A single window of Oerskovia paurometabola DNA harbors:
- a CDS encoding potassium-transporting ATPase subunit F, translating to MTVLDWVGLGTVVVLLGYLFVALLRSDKVR from the coding sequence ATGACGGTCCTCGACTGGGTCGGGCTCGGCACCGTCGTGGTGCTCCTCGGCTACCTGTTCGTCGCCCTGCTCCGCAGCGACAAGGTCCGGTGA